The Geoalkalibacter sp. genome includes a window with the following:
- a CDS encoding sigma-54-dependent transcriptional regulator, which translates to MEKILIVDDEAFIRENLERILAEDGYRTFSTESGEEAVRRVSEEEIDLVLLDLNLGARSGLDVLRDLREVDPEVLVIIITGYGTVESAVEALKLGAYDYIKKPFKADAIHLIVRLALETQNLRREVRHLRRESGGQLAATEMIGSSPQLLQVFRQIQEVAKHEHATVLITGESGTGKELVARAIHNLSPRKARPFVEINCGSLPFNLLETELFGHERGAFTDAKTRKIGLIEESNGGTVFLDEIGEMDLNLQVKLLRVLEDRKIRRLGGTRNIDIDVRVIAATNRDLKQAIEAKAFREDLFYRLNVFPIHMPPLRERREDIAHLLDYFLKRFSREFNKKLRDISRPALDLLMRYHWPGNVRELRNVVERICIMHNAEIITPDMLPGEIWGDAPRRDAPFSFEIPPEGILLEDMVNQVEKDLIAKALEITGGNVAKTSRLLNVPRGTLRYKLEKYELVGEE; encoded by the coding sequence AGCGGCGAGGAGGCGGTGCGCCGCGTCAGCGAGGAAGAGATCGATCTGGTGCTTCTCGATCTCAACCTCGGCGCGCGCAGCGGGCTGGATGTCCTGCGTGACCTGCGCGAGGTCGATCCCGAGGTCCTGGTCATCATCATTACCGGTTATGGGACCGTGGAGAGCGCCGTCGAGGCCCTGAAGCTCGGTGCCTACGACTACATCAAGAAGCCGTTCAAGGCCGACGCCATTCATCTCATCGTGCGCCTGGCCCTGGAAACCCAGAACCTGCGGCGCGAGGTGCGCCATCTCAGGCGTGAAAGCGGCGGGCAGTTGGCCGCCACCGAGATGATCGGCTCAAGTCCGCAGCTGTTGCAGGTGTTTCGCCAGATTCAGGAAGTGGCCAAGCATGAGCACGCCACGGTCCTCATTACCGGAGAAAGCGGCACGGGCAAGGAGCTGGTGGCGCGGGCCATCCACAACCTTTCGCCGCGCAAGGCGCGTCCCTTTGTCGAGATCAACTGCGGCTCGTTGCCTTTCAACCTGCTGGAGACCGAGTTGTTCGGCCATGAGCGCGGCGCCTTCACCGATGCCAAGACGCGCAAGATCGGCCTCATCGAGGAATCCAACGGCGGCACGGTGTTTCTCGACGAAATCGGCGAGATGGACCTCAATCTCCAGGTCAAGCTGCTGCGGGTGCTGGAAGACCGCAAAATCCGGCGACTGGGCGGCACCCGCAACATCGACATCGATGTGCGCGTGATCGCCGCCACCAACCGCGACCTCAAGCAGGCCATCGAAGCCAAGGCGTTTCGCGAGGATCTGTTCTACCGGCTCAACGTTTTTCCTATTCACATGCCGCCCCTGCGCGAGCGGCGCGAGGATATCGCGCACCTGCTCGATTATTTTCTCAAGCGCTTCAGCCGCGAATTCAACAAGAAATTGCGCGACATCTCGCGTCCCGCCCTGGATCTGCTGATGCGCTATCACTGGCCGGGCAATGTCCGCGAATTGCGCAACGTGGTGGAGCGCATCTGCATCATGCACAACGCCGAGATCATCACGCCCGATATGCTGCCCGGCGAAATCTGGGGCGATGCGCCGCGGCGCGACGCACCCTTCTCTTTTGAAATTCCGCCGGAAGGCATCCTGCTCGAGGACATGGTCAATCAGGTGGAAAAGGATCTCATCGCCAAGGCTCTGGAGATCACCGGCGGCAACGTGGCCAAGACCTCGCGCCTGCTCAACGTGCCGCGCGGCACGTTGCGTTACAAGCTGGAAAAGTACGAGCTGGTCGGCGAGGAGTAG